Genomic window (Zingiber officinale cultivar Zhangliang chromosome 2B, Zo_v1.1, whole genome shotgun sequence):
atctaaccatttgattcgagccaacttaatataatgaatctaattcattaaattaaattgagtcaatgagtcaaaatctaaattagactcattgaacacatgaatcaacttgagtcaaactcaagttagcccaattaggattactcttaatccaatttgatttatcaaatgaatctaatcctcttggttcatcatatgaacctaatctccatctaattgtcctaagtgtgtgaccctataggttcttgtaacgttggcaatgccctaaacccatttaggatcataagtaatgagcggtatctagcaacacatcattactacccaagttacaagaatgtcgagatccgacatcaccttgtgactactaattgtgactcctcacaatatatgagacattgtccttctatcctagacatctagattgatcaatatgaggcatagaccgtgtcatcctctaatcaatctaaatcttgaactccaagtagactcactcgatcaaatgagctcaacatctaatgttgactcatttgggcatggccatgcacttagtggtctcactctatcaagaataccgatgtcgctcccatcatatgggagggatagatcccatctacatcactcacatccctctacataattcgttatatacccagtaatcgcctttatagtccacccagttacgggtggcgtttgatgaaaccaaagtacataactccttatgtagggatccatggtgacttcaggtctaaggactaatagtcatactaatagccacatgagaaagtatatgacactcatataatgatccatgatactttctcatggcgggtcattcagtatacattctctaatgcatacccatgtgtcagcttgatatttctatatccatgacttgtgagatcaagtcatcgagctgacctacatgctagtcttattgtattaacattgtccctgaatgttaatgctcgactaggaatgatttagagtagtgttccctatatcatctcactatcgattcaaccaatcgattgatataggtaagaacctttctactctaggacgttactatacttattttatctggcactaatacaaataagcataataaccaaaaaccaaatgccttaatatatatacatgaatatgatatacatgagtccatacaatcatcaaatgattggctctagggctctaactaataaagGTGTAGTTAAGAAATCACCTTGGGAAATTAAGTACTCATcaaattcaatgagtcataactATTTTCAGAACTTTCAACTATCAAAATAAGGCAAGGTGTATAGAGATCCTCAAACTAGACTATAACAAAATCCTTTCAATGAAAAATAATGCTCATGTCCTACTATTAATGATAGAGAAAAGTAGATCACCAAACAATCTAGCACTCATATCCTAACAACATGAATCTAAACcataaacatgtgaataattttgttATCAAATAAATGTCATGCTCATTTTGTTCCACTATAGATAGAAAAATAGATCACTAAATATACTAACATTGAGAAGTGTAACTCATGAAAGCCAGATAATAAATGTGTTAGTAGTTTACTCATGGACACGTTAGTAGTAATAGTGTGGATAGTGTAACTCAAAATACCTCAAAACTTGAGAGAAAACTAATCTAAGAAAACAAAGTGCAACAATTTATTATCAAAATCTAAACTATAACCCAACGCAACATATATGCATCTAAGTATTTATCctcccagacttaaattttttattgttcCAATAAAAACAAAGTCAAATATGAGAGAGAGTTAAGGTTAAAGGAGATACCAAGTGAGACGTGCCATGTTAATAGGTCAATCAAATTCTAAAATTATTCTAGTATCCTCAAGCTTCCTAAAAAATGTATCCTGAAAAAGAAATATGGATAAGAAAAACTAAATAAAGGGGTTGggttaagaaaagagaaaagaaaataaactgaaacaataacaagaaagaaatttgggttgcctctcaagaagcgcttgttttaggtcctaagctcgaccacctcattaatcTCATCGAAATTGTAGTCTTACCATAGTGAGAAACTTTCAAACTTTTCTTCCAATGGCCGATATTATTATGAAGAGAGCTATCATCAAAAGAGCAATGTAGTGTATCACTGCTCTCTTCATCTTAGTCTCCTTAAGAGTCTTTTTCGGCGATCAGAGACGGTTCAGCGTGAGCTTCTAATTTTTGGCCTCTTGAAAACTTGCACACCCACAAGAAAAACACACCTCCCACATACATGTTAAATAAGTAATAACTAGAATGATATCAAGTTTAGTTAAGTAGTTATGAGAAAtagaatcacatccaacaaaatcaagcataggtacctctataaagttttctaaaagatcactagtgATACTTACTTTGcattgctgagagatacctgatAGTTCTAAACAAGGGGATGTGACTCCTTCTGGTTCTTGCAGTGTCTCTAGCTCTTGTTCAAGTGGAGGTGATTCTAAAGAAGTTGATTCCTTGGACTCTTCCTCTACTACAAAAACCCCTACACATATATCATCAACCAATTTCATTCTTACAAATTCCATAGTATCAATTGGTTGTATGATCAAAGGAGGTGATtgttgagatgctgcttccacaacatagctccctacacttcctttcaCAACTTCATCAATAGCAGGCCAAAGGGAAGGCTCCTCTTGATTATTGACAATAGGAGGTATTGGAATTAAAGTAGTATACTCCTTTGTCAGATTTTCTATTTCATTTGCCCCAAGCTCATTTACATTATCATATTCATCTCATTGGATTAAGCTTGGGAGGCTTTTTAGCTTTCCCACATTTTCCATAATCTATCTTCCAAGGTGTGGGAGGAAGCTTCTATATCTTGTTTCTCAAACTCATATTCATGTATAATGCTCATCTGAGAGTCCTCCTAAGTTGAGAGTAGAGTTGGCATTTCAATGTAAAATGAGTCTACAttgctactcttaatcatttgctTCATATCCCTGAGCATTTGAGCTTGATTGACCAAAATTTCTTCCGCCATCTTTTCCAATCTATCTTCTTGAGATGATGATTGAACTTATAATGTTGGGCCAAAATAATTCTGCCTTCCTTCTAGttgattattttcaaaaaaattgggATTTGCTTCAGCTGGATATTTGAGAATGTGAATTTGAATAGGTTATTTCATTAGGCTTGCTTTCAAGCTCTTCCAATGATTTCACTAGATTATTGATCCTTAAACAAGTTGCAATGGAATGACCCGTTACTTTACAAACCTCATAATAACCTTGTTCCAGCCTCTGATTGTAGTTGGGGAGGGAACCCCACAAGGACGGGTCAAATAATGATGGACAAGTACTTTCCACATGACTTGTTGTAAAACAAATAtcacaaaaaataatataagaatTCACGTTTGCATTTTGGTTGAACCTATGAATTAGAGCAATCAACTTCGCCTTCAAGGAGTCCATGTCTATCTGAAAGGGAATGTGTTAGAAATAGATAAACATAAAGTAACAAAATTAAAGTAGGAaaggaaacaaaatgcaaaaaaGGGAATATAATGCAAAGATGAAAAATAAGGCATAGAGAATAATGAATGAAAGAATTAACGAGctaaagaattaaagaattaaagaattgAAGAATTAAGGAATTGTCTAGACAAACTCTAATGTAAACTAACTAGATTCAAACACTCAATCCccagcaacgacgccaaaaacttgatgtcgtgaccgcaagtgcacggttatcgtcaagtaataaaatttataaaacttgatCCCACGAGAATTGAAGATTAAATGCTagttgcactacaacaaaaacattaaaagacaatggttaaaaaccattgtcgtaggccctttaaaaccgttgtaattggcagtgttgttaaaagtggggggttacgacaacggttttaaaccattgtctttgaatgaaaagaaaatagttttgcaacgattttaaaccgttgtctttgaatgaaaagacaacgacttaaaaccgttgttatttaGATCATTTTTAATAACACTGCTAGTTATAAtcatttttggggctacgacaacagtttttaaccgttgtctttgagggtgatagacaacaataatggttttaaaccgttgtcttttaaattattatcttttaataccaatatatcatatttcaatttaaatatataataaagaatcataatcaagaaagaatattccccatatcaatatcattcaaaatgttagttatacaagaattacaatcacaaaagaagaaacatatctcatgttcaaataaaatttatcccaatacaaataaactctatttacaactataaacaatagccaaaagactagaaacttttaATGGTGGTTCATTccatgtaggattgcacttaattattatcaacccaagtctcatcacaatcttcaacttgtaggatttcattggactcctctttctcacttaCTTATTTTTTCATACCAACCTTTTCCAATATGAAGTTGGTGCTGAAGACTTGATAAGGTGCTTGGATGAGAATGAGAAGGGAGACGAGGAGGCAAGCCAAGCCAACCTTGAGGGAAAAGGTCACCATGTCTGTGTCCACTCTGGCAAACTCCCACACTTCCATCATCAATTTCCTCATTGGTATCGTGGCTTTGCCATTATGATCCTTGGTAGACTTCTTCATGCTTTTTTATTGTGGTGTTGCGTTTGGCAGCAAGCAAATGTCATTATGTGCTGCTACCTTTCTTTCCGTTTATTGTAGTTCTACATGTAAGAAAACAACATCGATAGCACAGGTatacaagaaaatttaaaaacaaaagtCTATCTATATATCTTACTTGAAGAATAGGGTGATTGTTGATGTATATGAAACTAGCTCTTTGTTGGTGCAGAAATGAGTGAATGGAGAGATCGACATCGGAGAGCATTTAAAGAGAATTGGTAGATGAGATCATGTTAGTGCAAGTATATGAAACAGTGGGGTAGTGGCTAAATTTTAGCTTAATGTGGAGAATGATACCTGTTAATAATAGAAAGAAAGATGCATTTAGTAAACATGCATAGACATAATTGGATGATGTGGTCATGGATGCTTGAGAACAAAATAATGTATTACAGATAGAGAATTAGAATCATGAATGATAATCCTTAATAAGGCATGAACTGAGAAATTAATAAGGCATGAATGATAGTTTAAATCCTGGACAACATTTGATGTTACTTGGAACATTGGTGGCATGCTAGGAAACTTTGTCAATAGAACCCgcaaaatataaacatatattagaagataaaaatatccaaaacaaGGTCATTATCCCCTCAACTAGTTAGGTTTTTTATTTTACTATGAAACATTACAATACAAACATGTCTGAACTTTAAACAATGTAAACTAACCCTCATTTAAGTAATTGTATTTGATAGAAAAGAGAAAGGATAATAAATCATGCgattaaatttgaatataaagaACAAACTTTACATTAAGCTAACAGAATTTTTATATTGATTCTAGAAATCTCTTGTCTAAATGAAATATTAATACATTTCATGTGATAGTAAGGATACATCAAGGCAACTATACATAGACTAAGAAATGAAGATTGACAAAATTACTTACAACTGCGATAGAAGGGCTAGAATCTTCCCCAGGATGAGAATGTGTTACGTTAGCACCAAATTTTATAGTTGGTTGGTCGCTAACAAGAGGAATGTGCCTTGACAATGCATCGACAAGAACTGTGTCCCTTCctccaacctatgaatcaagCCTTAGTAACACAAAGCAGAACAAGAAAAATAGATCCACCTTCCATGTACTCACATTTCCATTGATCTAGAGGCCAACATTGGCAAGGTACTATTTACTCATCCTGAAAACATGCTTTGTCAAGCAACATTGTGAAACTAAACCAAGGTCAGTCTCACATATCTGCTCTTGTTCACTTATAATAACTATGACATATAATAATAAAGCGAACAAGCAAAGGGAAAAAATTAAAGCTAAAaggttcaaccaattgatatttgtcaacaagcaaaaatatcaagttgtGTCGAACAAGATCAAGTGCAAGAAAGACATCATACCATAAAGAGAACCATCATTATCATGCAATATTACAATGAGCAAATCAAGCTCCTTTCCTTAAGGTTGGAGTATAGTCAATTGCATCATGATAGCGTGTTGAAAGCCCTCTTTCAACATGATCAGGCCAAGCAATTAAAGGATGAAGCACAGGATCTAGAGAAAATTCCTATAAAATATGTAGATAAAAATAATGATCTATGTGGCTCTTCTTCATATAAGATAATTAAGAATTAAGTTGCATGTAGTAAATCATATGCTGTAGTAAAAATGTTGAAGCCATACCATTCCTGATATCTAGCACATCTGAGCAAGCTCATGACAAAATCCCCTAGCTAAATTATCTTgcacattctttgcaaaattgataCATGTCCAGCTATTCACTCACCCATCATTTACCATTTTCTACAAAGTTTAGAACAAGATATGAAGTAATAAGATGAGCTTAGATCATCCAAATggcaatcaatatatatatatatatatatatatatatatatatatatatatatatatatatatatatatatatatacagcatCTTTGGTGTTTGGTTTGCATACTACACAAAGAGCTGGTCTAAAGTATTGTAGATCACCCTGCTGCCTCATCTACAAGGACTTGCACATGTTAAGAAGTGGCAAATGCATACAATTGTCAAGTATCATCTTTCCCTACACTGAACCATCTAGAAACAACTCATACATCACATTAGTAGTAAAACTTAATAAAGAATCATGAGTTCGGGATAAGACTATATTAAATGAAAATctattgaaattttttgaaacatTATACTTTTGGATAAACTGATTCAAATTCTTCAACCACAGCAAATAATCATGGTTGTCTttatttatcatgtactcatgTAGGAAATTGGTTGTCAAAGGGGAAATTCCTCTTATCTCTAGATACTTGTGAAAGGATTTTTGCAGATTCTCATCTAGATCACTGCACAAAAAAAATGTTGTATTGTTGTTCCTTAACATAATCATACAAAATAACAAAATGAAGGAAAAGAATACAAACCTGAAATCAGGTCCTTCATAGCCAAGCATCTCATCATCAGATTCTTTGTTTTCTCTGACAGACATGCTATCAATGGTAGCTTCATCAGGATAGGAAGCACACGAGAACTCCAAACTTAGCCCCTTTCCTTTAGATACGACAACGGTGCGTGGGATGCTAGATTGACAAGGTCTCTCCGATTGATCACTATCTTCATCATTGTTGTCAGGTTCATTATCTGGTTCCTCACTAGTGACAAGGCTAGGCATGGAAACTATGACCTCGATACTCTCTCCATGATAGTTTTTCTTCAGAGTAACAGTGTTCATTCCCTTCTCATCTTGGATCTCAAAAGGAAAGCCACCTGGTATCTCCTCCACCTGCTAAACCCATGCGCATATCAAGAACAACATGAATTAATTGGCTagaaaagtttttttatttttttgtttaaaaaagaaaagagaataaATTAGCGACATTTAGATGGAGAATGGATTGAATTCCTAAAGAAGACAATTTCCTGGCTTGACACACCCTGTCATAATCATCAGATTCCAGTGTGCACTTGATCTCAGAGTTGACGCCTTGAATGAGGTTAGAGTCGGAGGCTAGCTTCATTGTAACAGAAGAGAAAAATGCAGTACAAGGAAGGGGCCACACAGTTCTCTCTGAGATGACATTCCTCAAAGAGTGGGGATGGATAATGGTCGAGAGGCGAGGGTCGAGACTCCTAGAAAGGGAGCGGGCAGCCAAATGAGAGGCAATGGAAACGGCAAGGCAGAAGGCAGCAGAGAAGGCCATTGTCGCGGCAGCTAAAAGCTGAGCATGGAATTAACCGTAATCTTTGCACTTTAGTCAATCTGATCAACTAAAATCTCACGCCATGAATAGATTCAATGTGCAGTCTTAACTAAAATCTCACGCCATGAATTAACCATAAGCAATAAgttgatgcaaaaaaaaaaaaaatcaatcaaaacaaacaaatcatttCTAAACTCATCACCAAAGAATCGTCGATAACGATTATTGTAGCAAAAAAAAATCCATTCGATATCAGCCAAGTTCCATGAAGCGGCTGAATACCCATAAATTATTCGATTTAACCGGAAAATATCTCATGAGAAAAGTGATCGGACAATAACGAAGGAGGAATCGATATACTAGAAAGGAGTTTCCTTCTCTATGGGAGATGTCGCGCTAGGGTTGATTGGAGGATGCAAGAGTCTTCCAAGGTCGTCGAGGTCACCGTTGATACGATCCGTGGCTGCAGATCAGAGGTACGCGATGAGGTTTAGGATGCCTCGACAAAGATCGTCGAGCATTGAAAACCTCTAAAGCCTTCTTCTATCCTTCCATTCTACTCCAATCCCACAGTCGCGTGCTCACCATCACCATAGAAAATGAGAGAGCAAGTGAGAGGTtttagggatcgagaaggtaaaggggcgGAATTTGGCGGCAAAAAATTTTAAAGAGAGGGAAAGACAAAACGCAGCGGTAAAAAATTGCGAAGGGGAAAAGCggcgaaagaaaaaaaataacggtattcaacaacacttaatagacaatgattttcaaaaaccattgtcgtaatcccaaaaaaagcacacatagacaacagttttcaaaaactattgtcgtagcctttaaaaaccattgtcgtagtcccaaaaaagcataaatagacaacaggttttaaaaatcattgtcgtaggccaaaaaaattgctaaaagataacgatttttgttaaaatcattgttaaaaggaaaaaaacaatgatttggtataaaaccattgtcatttgagtgttgttgaatgaggattttcttgtagtgttggtTCTATACTTTGAATTCAACTAGACAAAATCGATAATGGATTGTGTTGGttcaatcgacctccaaggttttaatgtctaaaaaatatgtttaagtaaggTTAATGGAGCatgatcatgggaagtcctagtcgtggctaggcaagggtgggaagtcaaccgagtgactggtcctaactacggttaggcaagggaagtccaagtTGTAGACTTGGCAAGGGAAATCTtggtagatcatggaagccaggtggataggtctagaggacctgatccttgggtagccgaatactgagtcttggtgagtgaagccaggtggagaaaaccctagggggtagtaactttaggttctggtaagtgaaggcagatggtgaaaatcctaaggggggataaccttaggtagcgagaagtcttggaggagtaaaatccaagcaaggttgatcggatggttttcgATCGACCGCGGGCGGTTGACCAGACCAGCGGATCttggtgattctaagtttactTTTACCATaacattctgtattactattattactgcTAGCTAATGTAGTATTCAGGAAAGGTCtcagtggatcaggtgatcagacattgagcagagaaagtccaaacaagtctagaggaccaatgtttagtaggtaagttgaggtaaacaactggaggagcgagaGTGAGGTCGTGCTCCTGAAGGGAATAACCTAAAGTcactaatccaactgaagaaactaggaagtttccaagttgagatcaagacatttGAACTATCAATTATCATTACTCATACattttatatattactgtgctaatctctatTTTATAGGAAAATACTATTTAATGCTATTTTGCAGGTTCTGCCTAATCGGTCACCCGAATAGGataggattggtcgaccgaacaagaggatcgatcgaccaaaccagaCTAACTCAGAACAGACATAAGTTAAGACCAAACCAGAGTGAATCCGATcagagcttgatcggtcgacggaaccaaaggatcggtcaactgaaccctgACAATGTGGCACAGATCAGCTCAATCAGAAGTAGAGAAAGAAGctaacctgatcggtcgaccaaaccaacaGATCGGTTGACTGAATGATACCTCATCAATACAGCATTAAGTGTAAATCTCGACGAATAGGGAAATTATctattcggtcgactgaaaaaGGTGATTGGTCATTGAACACTTCAATGACAGTAAATACTGAAGATCAAATCAACATCAGACCtcagcgaagatggaagggagctgcttcggtcgaccgatccccaggatcggtcgacggaacgtcgacgattcttataaaagagagctcgaggtccgaggctgaGATATGGATTCTGATCGATAAAAAGTTCATCTCTGCACAATCTACTTGCACTACAAGTTTTCTGCACATCTTCTGttatgatgtatactaaaagcctagcttttgtacaaacatttataagaatcacattggtcaaatgtctacatttatgctaagtgtagttgtccatttaatttatattatagataacatagtgtgaggagacacacagaagatcatgttatcaattccttataaattataaatagcagctcaaaaccaagatggaatgggacaaaccattggagtggttgtagtgcaatttggtattagtttatcttgactataaaattatactagtacactatgagtgtattgagcaagacaagttgaggtagtttctttttatactgactatataaaagaacaaaacctctgctattatagaagtgtgtactcttaatcatgatataataacaatacgtatacttaatatttatttctttgatttatcaaagggtgtgatttagttcattaaatcaataggtccgataagttgggaaatgatattatttatatggcgtgttgttgattatagaatgaaactgtgtcctagtaatctaggttgatgatgtccccttgaggaactcataaggattgtcatgtaaatcttgcaggtggacttagtctgacatgatgataagcttgagtggtactactcttggagctagatattaattaagtgagttatcagtaactcatttaatttgtggtcattcaatatcttaaacacagagagactaacacactcatgataagaaggatctcatattgtaatatgggattggtgcggtagtgcagtaataactctttagtggaatgagatattattgatgaaattgagttgggtgttcggagtgaacataggaagctcaagctcatcgagagaccaaaactaattcctcctctaggtcgctattgtagcctcttatataaagccttatatctacccaaaagcctagcttcttaaggcccaagctagggtcggccaagccttacttggagaccaagcaaggggccggccaagctaagcttggagcccaagctaggtccGACCAagcctttcttggtgcccaagcaaggggctgtaacgcccgccctccctgctaaccctaagggacggggttatgatactctatgtacatattacagcggaagacttaaaataatttttctatgattaataaaacttttcttttgttttcatatccgaactacactaatatggtttccataacatgataacaagataaatagaacataacatcaagtcacccatttagtactacaatttatgaaaccaaagcgtaattcttaaaagttcttaaagcaggttcttatttggttgcctagccatagccacacacatctccttgcctctcctgctgctcctttagcacatccagctttttcctttatctgtggtacaaggaaagtaagctatgagcactcatggctcagtaagttcatttcctactcactaaaaccgaaaaatcatcacataatcaaagaatgtctcaacatagcatggtcatatctaatcatggcatatcatagtatcatcataagatgtcatggcatatcaagctcttaaagcatagcatgaaacataacatagtatcatggcataacatatcatactctttaagcatatcatgcaacataacataatcataactagtcatggcataacatatcatactctttaagcatatcatgcaacataacataatcatatctaatcatggcatatcatagtatcatcataagatggcatggcatatcaagctcttaaagcatagcatgaaacataacataatcatatctaatcatggcatatcatctcttatagcatagcatgaaacataacataatcatatctaatcatggcatatcataaatcaaagcatcatcacaacatgatcataagatatatgcaatatgattttgaaaacatgtatccgaaaaacatgtgtatgtctcatgatctttaaaatcatctcttcttacatatatacttgaacataatctcaacttaaaggggatcccggc
Coding sequences:
- the LOC122048248 gene encoding uncharacterized protein At2g39795, mitochondrial-like encodes the protein MAFSAAFCLAVSIASHLAARSLSRSLDPRLSTIIHPHSLRNVISERTVWPLPCTAFFSSVTMKLASDSNLIQGVNSEIKCTLESDDYDRQVEEIPGGFPFEIQDEKGMNTVTLKKNYHGESIEVIVSMPSLVTSEEPDNEPDNNDEDSDQSERPCQSSIPRTVVVSKGKGLSLEFSCASYPDEATIDSMSVRENKESDDEMLGYEGPDFSDLDENLQKSFHKYLEIRGISPLTTNFLHEYMINKDNHDYLLWLKNLNQFIQKWFSVGKDDT